The proteins below are encoded in one region of Citrobacter enshiensis:
- a CDS encoding helix-turn-helix domain-containing protein, protein MPYEPDSSNSLHAFDFAKKTKPVMAIKRLQDKLQEFGTPVKLEVGEELFFSDDKETAFIFILSEGCASLCHFNTNLHTGTTFAPTIVGLIDGYSLYYDVENRPRHYIYAETRCTGYKVPLEKFVEQCDTYNLWHDVARILAQRLMTMSAMEEELVGLNAYGSIRAVLIELWLYPEDIRSQLNIAAFIQKRTNLSRSRIMAVLSALKEGGYITIKTGKLVDLNKLPKAF, encoded by the coding sequence ATGCCATATGAACCAGATTCATCCAACTCGCTACATGCTTTTGATTTTGCAAAGAAAACAAAGCCAGTAATGGCAATAAAAAGATTGCAGGATAAATTGCAAGAGTTTGGAACTCCAGTCAAGCTCGAGGTTGGTGAGGAATTATTTTTCAGTGATGATAAGGAAACAGCATTCATTTTCATACTCAGCGAGGGATGTGCCTCACTTTGTCACTTTAATACCAACCTTCATACCGGGACGACATTCGCCCCGACGATTGTCGGTTTGATTGATGGTTATAGCTTGTACTACGATGTCGAGAACCGTCCCCGCCACTATATTTATGCCGAAACGCGATGTACTGGGTACAAAGTTCCTTTAGAAAAATTTGTCGAGCAATGTGATACATACAATCTCTGGCATGACGTTGCACGTATCCTCGCGCAACGCTTAATGACCATGAGCGCGATGGAAGAAGAGCTTGTCGGGCTGAATGCCTATGGCTCCATTCGCGCTGTATTGATCGAGCTTTGGCTCTACCCTGAAGATATACGCAGCCAATTGAATATTGCCGCCTTCATTCAAAAACGCACGAATCTTTCCAGGAGTCGAATTATGGCTGTGCTGTCAGCACTGAAAGAAGGTGGCTATATCACGATAAAAACAGGCAAACTTGTTGACCTCAATAAATTACCAAAGGCTTTTTAG